DNA from Streptomyces sp. Edi4:
CCTGGCCGGCGCAGCTCGCGCTCGGCCCCGACGGCCTCGGCAACTCCCTCGACCACATCAAGAAGATCATGGGCACCTCGATGGAGTCCCTGATCCACCACTTCAAGCTGGTGACCGAGGGCTTCCGGGTCCCGGCCGGCCAGGTGTACGCGGCCGTCGAATCGCCCAAGGGCGAACTCGGCGTGCACGTCGTCTCCGACGGCGGCACCCGCCCCTACCGGGTCCACTTCCGCGACCCGTCCTTCACCAACCTCCAGGCCATGGCGGCCATGTGCGAAGGCGGCCAGGTCGCCGACGTCATCGTCGCCGTCGCGTCCATCGACCCCGTGATGGGAGGCGTCGACCGGTGACCGACACCCACCTGGGCATGCCCCAACTGCCCGCGCCCCACTACCCGGCCGATGTACGCGCCCGGCTCGAAGCGGACGGCAGGCAGATCATCGCCCGCTACCCGGACAGCCGCTCCGCGCTGCTGCCGCTGCTCCACCTCGTCCAGGCCGAGGAGGGATACGTCTCCCGCACCGGCATGGCCTTCTGCGCGGACCTCCTGGAGCTGACCACGGCCGAGGTCACGGCCGTCGCCACCTTCTACTCCATGTACCGGCGCAAGCCCTCGGGCGAGTACCAAGTCGGCGTCTGCACCAACACGCTCTGCGCGGTCATGGGTGGCGACGCCATCTTCGACGAGCTCAAGCGGCATTTGGGCGTCGGCGACAACGGATCCGACATGACCACGGCGGACGGCAAGGTCACCCTCGAGCACATCGAGTGCAACGCCGCCTGCGACTTCGCGCCCGTCGTGATGGTCAACTGGGAGTTCTTCGACAACCAGGACCCCGAGAGCGCCAAGCGCCTGGTGGACGACCTGCGCGCCGGACGCCCCGTGGAGCCCACCCGGGGCGCGCCGCTGTGCACGTACAAGGAGACCGCGCGCATCCTGGCCGGCTTCCCCGACGAGCGCCCCGGCGCCGTCGCCGCGACCGGCGGCGCGGGCCCCGCCTCCCTCGCCGGGCTGCGCCTGGCCAGGGGCGAGACGCCGGGCGCGCGCGTGGTGCACCCGCGCGGCGGCCAGGAACCGCACGACGAACCCCAGCCGGGCTCACACCACTTGAGCTCGCACGACGCACCGCAGCCGACCTCAGCGTCCGACCCCGAGCACCCGGCGGGCCCGGTCTCCGAGGAGGGGGAGTGATGACCTTGGCCACCGAGATCGAGGGAAACGGCAACGGGAGCAGCCCGGAAAAGCTCCTGGCGCCGGTCCTGACCGCCTTCTGGGACCAGCCCGAATCCTGGACCCTGGAGACCTACCGCCGCCACGACGGCTACGAGGGCCTGCGCAAGGCGCTCGCCATGACGCCGGACGACCTCATCGCCTACGTCAAGGACTCCGGACTGCGCGGGCGCGGCGGCGCCGGCTTCCCCACCGGCATGAAGTGGCAGTTCATTCCGCAGGGCGACGGCAAG
Protein-coding regions in this window:
- the nuoE gene encoding NADH-quinone oxidoreductase subunit NuoE, which produces MPQLPAPHYPADVRARLEADGRQIIARYPDSRSALLPLLHLVQAEEGYVSRTGMAFCADLLELTTAEVTAVATFYSMYRRKPSGEYQVGVCTNTLCAVMGGDAIFDELKRHLGVGDNGSDMTTADGKVTLEHIECNAACDFAPVVMVNWEFFDNQDPESAKRLVDDLRAGRPVEPTRGAPLCTYKETARILAGFPDERPGAVAATGGAGPASLAGLRLARGETPGARVVHPRGGQEPHDEPQPGSHHLSSHDAPQPTSASDPEHPAGPVSEEGE